The proteins below are encoded in one region of Cytobacillus sp. IB215665:
- the spoIIAA gene encoding anti-sigma F factor antagonist — MSLSITLEVMKDVLLIRLHGELDHHTAEELREQVNKAISSKNIHHIVLNLEQLTFMDSSGLGVILGRYKQIKNLGGEMVVCNISQPVKRLFDMSGLFKIVRLEMNEQYALQTLGVA, encoded by the coding sequence GTGAGTCTATCTATTACTCTTGAAGTAATGAAGGACGTTTTACTTATTCGTCTACATGGGGAACTCGATCATCATACAGCTGAAGAGCTGAGAGAACAAGTGAATAAAGCGATTAGTAGTAAAAATATTCATCACATCGTCTTAAATTTAGAACAACTTACCTTTATGGACAGCTCGGGATTAGGGGTTATCTTAGGTCGTTACAAACAAATTAAGAATTTAGGTGGGGAAATGGTAGTATGTAATATTTCTCAACCTGTAAAAAGATTGTTTGATATGTCTGGACTATTCAAAATAGTACGTTTAGAAATGAATGAACAATATGCACTCCAAACGTTGGGGGTGGCATAA
- a CDS encoding pyrimidine-nucleoside phosphorylase, producing MRMVDLIQKKKHGEVLTTEEIKFIVEGYGNGDIPDYQISSLCMAIYFKGMNEQEISDLTMAMVNSGDVVDLSAIDGVKVDKHSTGGVGDKISLIVAPLVAAVGVPVAKMSGRGLGHTGGTLDKLESIEGFQIELTSEQFIENVNNNKIAIVGQSANLAPVDKKLYALRDVTATVDSIPMIASSVMSKKIASGAESIVLDVKTGSGAFMKSTEDAISLAQTMVDIGKNTGRKTVAVISDMNQPLGYEVGNANEIREAIEVLQGSRVDDLREIALTISSHMTVLGGIYGDFEEAFKSLEEVISSGKAIETLKRFIESQGGNSAVVDDTSKLPQAKYHKEIKATSSGYVSEINAELVGVSAMMLGAGRKKKDDVIDHSAGISLKKKVGDQINEGDTLCVFHSNIQDVTEAENTLLSAYTVIQEQVPKKTTYIHHVIA from the coding sequence ATGAGAATGGTGGACTTGATTCAAAAGAAAAAACATGGTGAAGTATTAACAACAGAAGAAATTAAATTTATTGTTGAAGGTTATGGAAACGGTGACATTCCTGATTACCAAATCTCTTCTCTTTGTATGGCAATATACTTTAAAGGTATGAACGAACAAGAAATTTCAGATCTAACAATGGCGATGGTTAATTCTGGTGATGTGGTCGATTTATCTGCAATTGATGGAGTAAAGGTGGACAAGCATTCTACAGGAGGGGTTGGTGATAAAATTAGTTTAATAGTTGCTCCTCTAGTAGCGGCTGTAGGTGTTCCTGTAGCAAAAATGTCTGGAAGAGGACTGGGGCATACAGGTGGAACTCTTGACAAACTAGAATCCATTGAAGGCTTCCAAATAGAGTTAACTAGTGAACAATTTATCGAAAATGTAAATAATAATAAGATAGCTATTGTAGGTCAAAGTGCCAACCTAGCGCCAGTTGATAAAAAATTGTATGCGCTAAGAGATGTGACTGCAACTGTAGATAGTATTCCAATGATTGCAAGCTCAGTGATGAGTAAGAAAATTGCCTCTGGTGCTGAAAGTATCGTTCTTGATGTAAAGACAGGCTCTGGTGCGTTTATGAAGTCAACTGAAGATGCTATATCGTTAGCTCAAACAATGGTTGATATCGGTAAGAATACAGGCAGAAAAACAGTTGCTGTTATTAGTGATATGAACCAACCGCTCGGTTACGAAGTAGGTAATGCAAACGAGATTAGGGAGGCTATCGAAGTACTACAAGGTAGTAGAGTGGATGATCTAAGAGAAATCGCTTTAACGATATCTTCGCATATGACAGTATTAGGTGGAATTTATGGAGATTTTGAGGAAGCGTTTAAAAGTTTGGAAGAAGTGATAAGTTCAGGCAAAGCAATTGAAACTCTTAAACGATTTATCGAATCTCAAGGAGGAAATTCGGCAGTTGTTGATGATACATCTAAATTGCCACAAGCGAAATATCACAAAGAAATTAAGGCTACCTCAAGTGGGTATGTAAGTGAAATCAACGCAGAACTTGTTGGAGTTTCAGCAATGATGCTTGGAGCAGGTAGAAAGAAAAAAGACGATGTAATTGATCATTCCGCTGGCATTTCGTTAAAGAAAAAAGTAGGAGATCAAATTAACGAAGGTGACACATTGTGTGTATTCCACAGCAACATACAAGACGTAACAGAAGCAGAAAATACATTATTATCTGCGTACACGGTTATACAAGAACAAGTTCCTAAAAAGACAACATACATCCATCATGTTATTGCTTAA
- a CDS encoding D-alanyl-D-alanine carboxypeptidase family protein, which produces MEGLTLSKIFCSMTTVILFMLSISSYASAEETTVQLVEDAKSGILIERDTGNILYEKNAHERLPPASMTKIMTMLLIMEAIDKGTVTLDEKIRTSEYAASMGGSQIFLSPGEEMTVQEMLKGIAIGSGNDASVAMAERIAGSEEAFVAMMNNKAKQLKLENTVFQNSTGLPANEHFSTSYDMAIIAKELLKYEEITKYTGKYDDYLRENTDKKFWLVNTNKLVKFYEGVDGVKTGYTSEAKYCLTATAKKNDMRVIAVVFGAPTSKSRNAQVSKMLDYAFAHYETMPKYKRNELVSTAKINKGMKEEVDVVTTEPISLLMKKGESQDNVTEEVILKDKIIAPVKKGDQLGTIILKKDNEVLIKSDLIASEDVKAANLWQLMKRSVEMMTKTQ; this is translated from the coding sequence ATGGAGGGCTTGACTTTGTCTAAAATTTTTTGCTCTATGACAACAGTAATTTTATTTATGCTGTCGATATCTTCATATGCTTCAGCAGAAGAAACAACAGTACAGTTAGTTGAAGATGCTAAATCAGGTATTTTAATTGAAAGAGACACAGGTAATATACTATATGAAAAAAATGCACATGAAAGACTACCACCTGCAAGTATGACTAAAATTATGACTATGTTACTCATTATGGAAGCGATAGATAAGGGAACAGTTACATTAGATGAAAAAATTCGAACTAGTGAATATGCGGCTTCAATGGGAGGATCACAAATTTTTCTTTCTCCGGGAGAAGAGATGACTGTCCAAGAGATGCTAAAAGGGATTGCAATCGGTTCAGGGAATGATGCATCAGTTGCAATGGCTGAACGTATTGCAGGGTCTGAAGAGGCATTTGTAGCCATGATGAATAATAAAGCGAAACAGTTAAAGCTGGAAAATACAGTATTCCAAAATTCAACGGGTTTACCTGCTAATGAACATTTTAGTACATCTTATGATATGGCGATCATTGCGAAAGAATTATTGAAATATGAAGAAATAACAAAATATACAGGGAAATATGATGACTATTTAAGGGAAAACACTGATAAAAAATTTTGGTTAGTTAACACAAATAAACTTGTTAAGTTTTATGAGGGCGTAGATGGTGTGAAGACAGGTTATACAAGTGAAGCAAAGTATTGCTTAACAGCTACAGCGAAAAAAAATGATATGAGGGTGATAGCAGTAGTCTTTGGAGCTCCAACATCAAAGTCTAGAAATGCCCAAGTATCTAAAATGTTAGACTACGCATTTGCGCATTATGAAACGATGCCTAAATATAAACGTAATGAATTAGTATCGACAGCAAAGATAAATAAAGGGATGAAAGAAGAAGTTGATGTAGTGACAACAGAGCCCATTTCACTTCTTATGAAAAAAGGAGAATCGCAAGATAACGTTACTGAAGAAGTCATATTAAAAGACAAAATTATTGCACCAGTAAAAAAAGGTGATCAGCTTGGAACTATAATTTTGAAAAAGGATAATGAAGTTCTTATAAAAAGTGACCTAATTGCTAGCGAAGACGTTAAGGCTGCTAATTTATGGCAACTGATGAAGCGATCTGTTGAAATGATGACTAAAACACAATAG
- the xerD gene encoding site-specific tyrosine recombinase XerD yields the protein MEDHLKDFIHYLVVERGLAENTIKSYERDLKEYHKYLAKVERVSNCDDITRVHIIHFLGQLKNQGKSPKTLARHVASVRSYHQFCLREKIANHDPSVHIESPQTERKLPKVLTAGEIEALLAIPSITTSFGLRDKAMLELLYATGIRVSELIQLNMSDVHLTMGFIRCIGKGNKERIIPLGKLATDAIHNYINQGRGELANKKRTTESLFLNHHGNRLTRQGFWKILKNLAKKANIEKELTPHTLRHSFATHLLENGADLRAVQEMLGHADISTTQIYTHVTKARLKDVYNMYHPRA from the coding sequence GTGGAAGATCATTTAAAAGACTTTATACATTATTTAGTAGTTGAGCGGGGGTTAGCTGAAAATACAATTAAGTCTTATGAACGTGATCTTAAGGAATATCACAAATATTTAGCAAAAGTGGAACGAGTATCGAACTGTGATGATATTACTAGGGTTCACATCATTCACTTTTTAGGCCAATTGAAGAACCAAGGGAAGTCTCCGAAAACACTTGCTCGACATGTTGCATCTGTCAGATCATATCATCAATTTTGTCTTCGTGAAAAAATTGCAAACCATGACCCCTCAGTTCATATTGAATCACCTCAAACTGAGAGAAAACTACCGAAAGTGCTCACTGCTGGTGAGATTGAAGCATTATTGGCTATTCCAAGCATAACTACTTCATTTGGATTAAGGGATAAAGCAATGCTCGAATTACTATATGCTACGGGTATAAGAGTAAGTGAGCTTATTCAACTTAACATGTCTGATGTTCATTTAACGATGGGCTTTATTCGCTGTATTGGAAAAGGAAATAAAGAAAGGATTATTCCTTTAGGAAAATTAGCTACAGATGCGATACATAACTATATTAATCAAGGTAGAGGAGAATTAGCAAATAAGAAGAGAACAACAGAATCACTTTTCTTAAATCATCATGGAAATCGCTTAACACGCCAGGGATTTTGGAAGATTCTTAAAAATTTAGCTAAGAAAGCAAATATAGAAAAAGAATTAACTCCTCATACATTACGCCATTCGTTTGCAACACATTTACTTGAGAACGGTGCTGACTTACGTGCAGTGCAAGAAATGTTAGGTCATGCAGATATCTCAACTACACAAATATATACACATGTAACGAAAGCAAGATTAAAAGATGTTTATAATATGTATCATCCAAGAGCATAA
- a CDS encoding stage V sporulation protein AB has translation MLNEMFIMIFTGFAAGLAVGSGFVAFLTVLGVIPRLMQLSKTEKYVRVYEWGVILGAVTGGWISLQDNTFLLPIFFIILIGLLNGVFVGLLAAALTEVLNVLPILAKRVGVVDQIVVLLMAIALGKVVGSLFHWLYFVDYW, from the coding sequence ATGTTGAATGAAATGTTTATCATGATATTTACTGGCTTTGCAGCTGGACTTGCAGTTGGATCAGGGTTCGTTGCATTCCTGACAGTTTTAGGTGTGATTCCAAGATTAATGCAGCTTTCTAAAACAGAGAAGTATGTTCGAGTGTATGAATGGGGTGTGATATTAGGTGCTGTTACGGGAGGTTGGATTAGCCTTCAAGACAACACGTTTCTCCTACCAATTTTTTTTATCATTCTAATTGGCTTATTAAATGGTGTTTTTGTGGGGCTCTTAGCTGCAGCACTTACTGAAGTACTAAATGTGCTACCGATATTAGCAAAACGTGTGGGGGTAGTTGATCAAATCGTTGTCTTATTAATGGCAATTGCACTAGGAAAGGTAGTTGGTTCATTATTTCATTGGCTTTACTTTGTTGACTACTGGTAA
- a CDS encoding YqzK family protein, with amino-acid sequence MKWFTVFYDILKVFILFTGCTILFYFCILWINQEYQEYHRYDQPEGNAVKVVKMIENKDESWLERLKFFYLNGE; translated from the coding sequence ATGAAATGGTTTACGGTTTTTTATGATATTTTAAAAGTATTTATTCTTTTTACAGGCTGTACAATATTATTTTATTTTTGTATATTGTGGATAAATCAAGAATACCAAGAATATCACCGCTATGATCAACCAGAAGGGAATGCGGTCAAAGTAGTGAAAATGATAGAAAATAAAGATGAAAGCTGGTTAGAACGATTAAAGTTCTTTTATCTTAATGGGGAGTAG
- a CDS encoding stage V sporulation protein AA codes for MTQVIYVRMYNKVQAKLNSVITVGDIAKVIADEQLAEKVREINVHRIRLRDKNILVVDVTQLIEIILCHYPKIEVQTIGPSQTIIEVNLNQRKYHPVFFLFIWLLLFVGAAIAIMNFHEDVSMQKVHQRLYLIITGEKVLKPLLLQVPYSIGLGLGMILFFNHLFKKRINEEPSPLEVEMFKYQLDLDHYVIINENKESLKKTDVE; via the coding sequence GTGACACAGGTAATTTATGTTCGTATGTACAATAAAGTTCAGGCAAAACTAAATTCAGTCATTACAGTAGGTGATATAGCAAAGGTGATTGCTGATGAACAGCTTGCAGAAAAGGTCAGGGAAATTAATGTTCATAGAATCCGTTTGCGTGATAAAAATATCCTTGTTGTTGATGTGACACAATTAATCGAGATCATCTTATGTCATTATCCAAAAATAGAAGTGCAAACTATCGGTCCATCCCAAACGATCATTGAGGTGAATTTAAACCAACGTAAATATCATCCTGTCTTCTTTCTATTTATATGGCTGTTGTTGTTTGTTGGAGCAGCAATAGCTATTATGAACTTTCATGAAGACGTTAGTATGCAAAAAGTTCATCAACGTCTATATCTAATTATAACTGGGGAAAAAGTGCTTAAACCATTATTGTTACAAGTTCCTTATTCAATTGGATTGGGTCTGGGAATGATACTCTTTTTTAATCATTTATTTAAAAAACGTATAAATGAAGAGCCAAGTCCACTAGAGGTTGAAATGTTTAAATATCAATTAGATTTAGATCATTATGTCATTATAAATGAAAACAAAGAGAGCTTGAAAAAAACTGATGTTGAATGA
- a CDS encoding AMP-binding protein, producing MGNHPVWIPNEESIKKTNLYLWMNKLGYSDYDSFYKDSTTNIEWFWHEAEKEMNIEWYQPYSKVLDVTRGVQWPTWYIEGKLNVTNNAIDKWLHNDHSAKKEAIIWEGEDGVVQKITYKQLGKQVNSFAAGLKQLGVKKGDCITLYLPMLIETVIAMLAISKIGAIFTPAFSGYAANAVAKRIAGCDAKIIITADGFLRRGKVIQMKEEADKAIKQAESIEKMIVVNRIGREIPWDKEVDLRWEDVIDNDQHIDNEEMDSSDPFMLIYSSGTTGQPKGIIHTHSGFPLKAAFDARFGMDLNAHERMMWVTDMGWMMGPFLVFGTLLNNSTMVLYEGSTDYPEVNRLWKLVEKHQVTHLGISPTLIRVLMKQGEQWLNNIKLTSLKVFGSTGEPWNVEPWLWLFHKVGKSKIPIMNYSGGTEISGGILGNILLKPIAPVSFNAPLPGMAADVYNLKGETVRSEVGELVLTKPWVGMANGFWKEPDRYIESYWNRWENIWVHGDWVSVDENHFWTITGRSDDTLNIAGKRVGPAEVESILVEHPQVVEAATIGVPNNIKGEVAVCFVVLKDKVKNKEKLISELYLLVERNLGKSLKPHDIYTVSELPKTRNAKVMRRVIKSIYLGQDPGDLSALENQSAISSISNVSS from the coding sequence ATGGGTAATCATCCAGTATGGATACCAAATGAAGAAAGCATCAAAAAAACAAACTTATATTTATGGATGAATAAACTTGGCTACAGCGATTATGATTCTTTTTATAAAGACTCGACTACAAACATTGAATGGTTTTGGCACGAAGCAGAAAAAGAAATGAATATTGAATGGTATCAGCCATATTCAAAAGTCCTTGATGTAACAAGAGGTGTTCAATGGCCAACATGGTATATTGAAGGAAAATTAAATGTAACCAACAATGCAATCGATAAATGGTTACACAATGATCATAGCGCAAAGAAAGAAGCAATCATATGGGAAGGAGAGGACGGTGTAGTTCAGAAAATAACATACAAACAATTAGGAAAGCAAGTCAACTCTTTCGCTGCTGGACTAAAGCAATTAGGAGTAAAAAAAGGTGACTGCATTACACTATATTTACCCATGCTTATTGAAACAGTTATTGCCATGTTGGCAATAAGTAAAATAGGTGCAATTTTCACCCCGGCATTTTCTGGATATGCAGCAAACGCTGTGGCAAAAAGGATTGCAGGTTGTGATGCAAAAATTATTATTACAGCTGATGGATTCCTTCGCAGAGGGAAAGTGATTCAAATGAAAGAAGAGGCAGATAAAGCTATTAAGCAAGCGGAATCAATTGAAAAAATGATCGTCGTGAATCGAATTGGAAGAGAAATCCCGTGGGATAAAGAAGTAGATTTACGATGGGAAGATGTAATAGATAACGATCAACATATTGATAACGAAGAAATGGATAGCTCTGACCCATTTATGCTCATATATTCCTCTGGAACAACTGGCCAACCAAAAGGAATCATACATACTCATAGTGGATTCCCATTAAAGGCCGCATTTGATGCACGGTTTGGAATGGATTTAAATGCTCACGAAAGAATGATGTGGGTTACAGACATGGGATGGATGATGGGACCTTTTTTAGTATTTGGCACACTGTTAAACAATAGTACAATGGTGTTGTATGAAGGTTCAACTGATTACCCAGAAGTAAATAGGTTATGGAAATTGGTAGAAAAGCACCAAGTTACACATTTAGGTATTTCACCAACTCTTATTCGTGTATTGATGAAGCAAGGAGAACAATGGCTGAATAATATTAAGCTAACATCTCTAAAAGTATTCGGTTCAACAGGAGAGCCTTGGAATGTAGAACCTTGGCTCTGGTTGTTCCATAAAGTCGGCAAAAGTAAAATCCCCATTATGAATTATTCAGGTGGCACAGAAATATCAGGAGGAATTCTAGGGAATATATTACTTAAACCGATCGCACCTGTTAGTTTTAATGCACCACTACCAGGAATGGCAGCAGACGTCTATAACCTTAAAGGAGAAACGGTTCGCTCAGAGGTAGGCGAATTAGTACTAACAAAACCTTGGGTCGGTATGGCGAATGGCTTTTGGAAAGAACCTGACAGATATATTGAATCATATTGGAATCGCTGGGAAAATATTTGGGTACATGGTGATTGGGTTAGTGTAGATGAAAATCATTTTTGGACAATTACTGGCCGATCTGATGATACGTTAAATATTGCTGGAAAAAGAGTTGGCCCTGCTGAGGTAGAGTCTATTTTAGTTGAACATCCTCAAGTGGTGGAAGCAGCAACTATTGGAGTTCCTAATAATATAAAAGGTGAGGTCGCTGTTTGCTTTGTTGTCCTAAAAGATAAGGTAAAAAACAAGGAAAAACTAATTTCTGAACTATATCTATTAGTTGAACGGAATCTTGGTAAATCTTTGAAGCCTCATGACATCTATACTGTCTCTGAGCTGCCAAAGACAAGAAACGCCAAAGTTATGCGGCGAGTCATCAAGTCTATTTATCTCGGTCAAGATCCAGGTGATCTCTCAGCATTAGAAAACCAATCTGCCATATCATCAATAAGCAATGTGAGTAGTTAG
- the sigF gene encoding RNA polymerase sporulation sigma factor SigF, with amino-acid sequence MDVEVKKEKGQTYLKDHEVKDLIKRSQKGEQEARDLIIEKNMRLVWSVVQRFLNRGYEPDDLFQIGCIGLLKSVDKFDLTYDVKFSTYAVPMIIGEIQRFIRDDGTVKVSRSLKEIGNKIRKAKDELAKQFGRAPTVNEIAEFLSISPEEVVMAQEASRTPTSIHETVYENDGDPITLIDQIADHAEAKWFEKIALKEAIHELDERERLIVYLRYYKDQTQTEVASRLGISQVQVSRLEKKILKQMKERMGG; translated from the coding sequence ATGGATGTGGAGGTCAAGAAAGAAAAAGGTCAAACATATTTAAAGGATCATGAAGTTAAAGACTTAATCAAACGCAGTCAAAAAGGAGAGCAAGAAGCTCGTGATTTGATTATTGAGAAAAACATGAGACTAGTTTGGTCAGTTGTGCAACGTTTTTTAAATCGGGGTTATGAGCCTGATGATTTATTTCAAATCGGATGTATCGGTCTCTTGAAATCAGTTGATAAATTTGATTTAACTTATGATGTTAAGTTTTCTACCTATGCTGTTCCGATGATTATTGGAGAGATTCAGCGATTTATTCGTGACGATGGAACTGTAAAGGTAAGTAGATCCTTAAAAGAGATTGGAAATAAAATTCGAAAAGCTAAGGATGAACTTGCAAAGCAATTTGGTAGGGCTCCAACAGTGAATGAAATTGCAGAGTTTTTATCAATATCTCCAGAAGAAGTTGTTATGGCTCAAGAGGCTAGTCGTACACCTACATCAATACATGAAACTGTGTACGAAAATGATGGAGATCCAATCACTTTGATTGATCAAATTGCAGATCATGCTGAGGCAAAATGGTTTGAAAAAATTGCACTAAAAGAAGCAATACATGAGTTAGATGAACGTGAAAGGTTAATTGTTTATTTACGTTATTATAAAGATCAAACTCAAACTGAAGTAGCATCTAGATTAGGCATTTCTCAAGTACAAGTATCAAGGTTAGAAAAGAAGATATTAAAACAAATGAAAGAAAGGATGGGCGGTTAG
- the deoB gene encoding phosphopentomutase translates to MSAHSYKRIFLVVMDSVGIGEAPDAEKFGDKGANTLGHIAEHRGGLNMPHMAKLGLSNIEVIKGIDKAKSPLAYYTKMQESSNGKDTMTGHWEIMGLNIETPFQVFPDGFPKELIDELESRTGRKVIGNKPASGTGILDELGQEHMETGALIVYTSADSVLQIAAHEEIIPIEEQYKICKIARELTLDEKYMVGRVIARPFIGEPGNFERTANRHDYALKPFGRTVMNELKDNNFDVIAIGKISDIYDGEGVTKSLRTKSNMDGMDKLVDSLKMDFTGISFVNLVDFDALFGHRRDPQGYGDALEEFDARLPKVLENLKEDDLLIITADHGNDPIHHGTDHTREYVPLLAYSPSMKEGNQLSIRETFADIGATIAHNFDINMPKYGKSFLSEMK, encoded by the coding sequence ATGTCAGCGCATTCATATAAGCGAATTTTTTTAGTTGTAATGGATTCAGTTGGAATTGGTGAAGCTCCAGATGCAGAGAAATTTGGAGATAAAGGTGCTAATACTTTAGGACATATTGCAGAGCATCGCGGAGGCTTAAATATGCCTCATATGGCAAAGTTAGGGTTAAGTAATATCGAGGTTATAAAAGGAATTGACAAAGCAAAGTCACCTTTAGCTTACTATACGAAAATGCAAGAGTCATCAAATGGAAAAGATACAATGACTGGACATTGGGAAATAATGGGCTTGAATATCGAAACTCCATTCCAAGTATTTCCTGATGGGTTTCCAAAAGAGCTTATAGATGAGCTAGAGAGTAGAACGGGACGTAAAGTAATTGGTAATAAACCTGCAAGTGGTACAGGTATTTTAGATGAATTAGGGCAAGAGCACATGGAAACGGGTGCTTTAATCGTTTATACATCAGCAGATTCTGTGTTACAAATCGCTGCGCATGAAGAGATCATTCCAATCGAGGAACAATATAAAATATGTAAAATTGCTCGTGAACTAACGCTCGATGAAAAATATATGGTAGGTCGTGTTATCGCTCGTCCGTTTATTGGTGAACCAGGAAATTTCGAAAGAACTGCTAATCGTCATGATTATGCGTTAAAGCCTTTCGGTAGAACGGTAATGAATGAATTAAAGGATAATAACTTTGATGTCATTGCAATTGGAAAAATTTCTGACATTTATGATGGCGAAGGGGTAACAAAATCACTAAGAACGAAGTCAAATATGGATGGAATGGATAAGTTAGTTGATTCGTTAAAGATGGATTTTACCGGAATCAGCTTCGTGAATTTAGTTGATTTTGATGCATTATTTGGGCATCGCCGAGATCCACAAGGTTATGGTGATGCGTTGGAAGAATTTGACGCTAGACTCCCTAAAGTATTAGAGAATCTTAAAGAAGATGATTTACTTATTATTACTGCAGACCATGGGAATGATCCGATACATCATGGTACTGACCATACGAGAGAATATGTACCTTTATTAGCCTATAGTCCAAGTATGAAAGAAGGAAATCAATTATCAATAAGAGAGACGTTTGCAGATATTGGTGCAACAATTGCTCATAATTTCGATATTAATATGCCAAAATACGGGAAAAGCTTTTTATCAGAAATGAAATAG
- a CDS encoding purine-nucleoside phosphorylase, with protein sequence MNLEAINKATNYLKEKFPTTPEIGLVLGSGLGVLADEIESAVKIPYEEIPEFPVSTVEGHAGQLVYGQLQGKTVVAMQGRFHFYEGYSFDKVTFPIRVLNQLGIKKMIVTNAAGGVNESFKPGDLMLITDHINFMGTNPLIGPNDAELGVRFPDMSEPYNKQLQQLAKDIANKLSIKIQEGVYVGATGPSYETPAEIRMFRTLGGDAVGMSTVPEVIVARHSGMDVIGISCISNMASGILDQPLTHDEVIETTEMVKANFLAFVKTIVKEMSN encoded by the coding sequence ATGAATTTGGAAGCTATTAACAAAGCGACTAACTATTTAAAGGAAAAATTTCCTACAACCCCTGAAATAGGTCTTGTGTTAGGTTCGGGACTAGGTGTATTAGCTGATGAAATTGAATCAGCTGTGAAAATCCCATATGAAGAGATACCTGAATTTCCTGTTTCAACTGTAGAAGGTCATGCCGGGCAATTAGTTTATGGACAATTGCAAGGGAAAACAGTTGTAGCAATGCAAGGGAGGTTTCACTTTTACGAGGGCTATTCCTTTGATAAAGTGACTTTTCCAATTAGAGTTTTAAACCAACTCGGTATAAAAAAGATGATAGTAACAAATGCCGCTGGTGGTGTAAACGAATCATTTAAGCCAGGAGATTTAATGCTCATCACTGATCATATTAATTTCATGGGAACAAATCCTTTAATTGGCCCAAATGATGCAGAGTTAGGAGTAAGGTTCCCTGATATGTCTGAACCTTATAATAAACAATTACAGCAACTAGCAAAAGATATTGCAAATAAACTTTCTATCAAAATTCAAGAAGGTGTTTATGTAGGTGCTACAGGACCTTCTTATGAAACACCTGCAGAGATACGGATGTTCAGAACTCTTGGAGGAGATGCAGTAGGAATGTCCACAGTTCCTGAAGTAATCGTTGCACGTCATTCAGGTATGGATGTAATCGGAATCTCATGTATATCCAATATGGCGTCAGGAATATTAGATCAGCCTTTAACACATGATGAAGTAATTGAAACAACTGAAATGGTAAAAGCGAACTTTCTAGCCTTTGTTAAAACGATCGTGAAAGAAATGTCTAATTAA
- the spoIIAB gene encoding anti-sigma F factor, whose translation MKNVMNLQFSALSQNESFARVTVASFIAQLDPTLDELTEIKTVVSEAVTNSIIHGYENDPNGVVYISVILEDGFVHITIRDEGKGIIDIEEARQPLFTTKPELERSGMGFTIMENFMDEVTIDSTISSGTVVKLTKHLSKSKALSN comes from the coding sequence ATGAAAAATGTCATGAACCTCCAATTCTCTGCGCTCAGTCAAAATGAATCATTTGCCAGAGTCACAGTTGCTTCATTTATTGCTCAACTAGATCCAACTTTGGATGAGTTAACTGAAATAAAAACTGTTGTTTCTGAGGCTGTAACAAATTCGATCATTCATGGTTATGAAAATGATCCAAATGGCGTAGTGTACATATCTGTAATACTTGAGGATGGCTTTGTTCATATAACCATTCGTGATGAAGGGAAAGGTATTATAGATATTGAAGAAGCTAGACAACCCCTTTTTACAACTAAACCTGAGTTAGAACGATCAGGAATGGGATTTACCATTATGGAGAACTTCATGGATGAAGTAACGATTGATTCTACCATTTCAAGTGGTACGGTTGTTAAATTAACGAAGCATTTATCAAAAAGTAAAGCTTTAAGCAATTAA